The following are encoded in a window of uncultured Sphaerochaeta sp. genomic DNA:
- a CDS encoding ABC transporter substrate-binding protein produces the protein MHKNSIGITLVVLLVAILGSVGLFAQGTTESVEGIVWPDKADLFVGFSQADLSSTWRTVESENMKEEAEKRGYEIAITNAEGDQEKQISNVESLLAQGCNVMVIVAIDADGIQPALDACREKNVPVIMKARGSNGTPGVDFVTQIMSDFVFEGQTAGEWIDAAVTKKGLSTVNIAEIQGVIGGSDVRDRSQGFHNVIDKDPKYNLVSQQSANWSRSEAQELAQNIIQATNGNIDAIYCHNDEMALGVSTALQAAGLVINEDVFLVGVDGMLEAFDAIKSGKLSATVTCSPKYADTVFDTIENGIAGKEIPSNIAVSDKLVDSTNVDEYYYLGF, from the coding sequence ATGCACAAAAATTCAATTGGCATTACACTGGTAGTATTGCTTGTTGCAATTCTGGGGTCTGTAGGATTGTTTGCTCAAGGAACAACAGAATCTGTAGAGGGAATTGTTTGGCCTGATAAGGCTGATCTGTTCGTAGGATTTTCTCAGGCTGATCTCAGTAGTACTTGGCGAACTGTTGAGAGTGAAAACATGAAAGAAGAGGCAGAAAAGAGAGGATATGAGATTGCCATCACTAATGCCGAGGGCGATCAAGAAAAGCAGATTTCCAATGTTGAGTCACTTCTTGCTCAAGGCTGTAATGTAATGGTTATCGTTGCAATTGATGCCGATGGAATTCAGCCCGCACTTGATGCGTGTCGTGAGAAGAACGTACCTGTAATCATGAAGGCAAGAGGTTCTAATGGAACCCCAGGAGTGGATTTCGTTACGCAAATCATGAGTGATTTCGTATTTGAAGGCCAGACTGCAGGAGAATGGATTGATGCTGCAGTAACAAAAAAAGGTCTTTCCACTGTGAATATTGCAGAAATCCAGGGAGTCATCGGTGGGTCAGACGTACGTGATAGATCCCAAGGTTTCCATAATGTGATTGACAAAGATCCGAAATACAATCTGGTATCACAACAAAGTGCCAACTGGTCAAGATCTGAAGCTCAGGAACTTGCTCAGAATATTATTCAAGCAACCAATGGAAATATTGATGCCATCTATTGCCATAATGATGAGATGGCACTTGGAGTGTCGACAGCTCTGCAAGCTGCAGGTTTGGTGATCAACGAAGATGTATTTTTGGTTGGTGTCGATGGTATGTTAGAGGCCTTCGATGCAATTAAATCTGGGAAATTATCTGCCACAGTTACTTGTTCTCCGAAGTATGCAGATACTGTATTCGATACAATTGAAAACGGTATTGCGGGTAAGGAAATACCTTCAAATATTGCAGTAA
- a CDS encoding DeoR/GlpR family DNA-binding transcription regulator, protein MWNERQIKEKELLKESNFLTIKQLAMMLKVSEMTVRRDIPIITKDTSISQVHGGLVFKQEEDTQTRYEATRENTKNQLLKKVISKKALEYIHDDMVIFFDSGTTIKMLCESIPKDRAITAITSSYEALIPLTELSNSTIITPGGVFSHKPRVFYDLESIKSINRYRGNIAFIGATGYEMHMGLTCAYTEDAPLKQAIMESCQTRILLIDSSKFGIVSTCFFSDLSKFSVVITDKGIPREYEDYIRKQDTVELIIVE, encoded by the coding sequence ATGTGGAATGAAAGACAAATAAAAGAAAAAGAATTGCTCAAAGAGTCCAATTTTCTAACAATAAAACAATTGGCTATGATGCTCAAGGTATCAGAAATGACAGTTCGAAGAGATATTCCAATTATCACAAAAGATACAAGCATTTCCCAAGTTCATGGAGGTCTTGTATTTAAACAAGAAGAGGATACCCAAACACGATATGAAGCCACTCGCGAGAACACTAAGAATCAGTTACTCAAGAAAGTGATTTCAAAGAAGGCTCTTGAATATATTCATGATGACATGGTGATTTTTTTTGATTCCGGAACCACCATAAAAATGCTATGTGAGAGTATCCCAAAAGATAGAGCAATTACTGCAATCACTTCCAGTTATGAAGCACTTATCCCTCTAACTGAGTTATCCAACTCCACAATTATTACACCTGGCGGGGTTTTCTCGCATAAACCACGTGTATTCTATGATTTAGAATCCATCAAATCAATCAACAGATATCGAGGAAATATCGCATTCATTGGTGCCACAGGATATGAGATGCACATGGGGCTCACTTGTGCTTATACAGAGGATGCACCCCTAAAACAAGCAATAATGGAATCATGCCAAACAAGAATCCTTCTCATTGATTCTTCAAAATTTGGCATTGTAAGTACCTGTTTTTTTTCTGATCTTTCTAAGTTTTCTGTTGTCATTACTGACAAAGGAATCCCACGGGAGTATGAAGACTATATCAGAAAACAAGATACTGTTGAGTTGATAATAGTAGAATAG
- a CDS encoding SIS domain-containing protein, translating into MDIHRAGTDILHEISLHFENLNFIQLESLAKQIMKADAVFLLGAGRSKLMLSTFCLRLNHLGITSYIVGEIPCPPTTPKSLIIAASGSGKTCSIMSILNKQKQLGTNIFLITANNEDSFEEYADNILRIDVPNSLFKKLPGSNQLMRTAFEQIVFLIGESIVYELSQDIPHDTIASRHTNLE; encoded by the coding sequence TTGGATATACATCGAGCAGGAACCGATATCCTACATGAGATATCCCTTCATTTTGAGAATCTGAATTTCATACAATTAGAATCTCTGGCAAAACAGATTATGAAAGCAGATGCTGTTTTTCTTCTTGGTGCTGGTAGATCAAAATTAATGTTATCAACTTTTTGTCTCAGATTAAACCATCTAGGTATAACCTCATATATAGTAGGCGAAATTCCTTGTCCACCTACTACACCAAAGAGCTTGATCATTGCTGCATCTGGGTCGGGAAAAACTTGCTCAATCATGTCAATCTTAAACAAACAGAAACAATTGGGGACAAACATATTTCTAATAACAGCTAACAATGAAGATAGTTTTGAAGAATATGCAGACAATATTCTTCGGATAGATGTTCCCAATTCACTTTTTAAGAAATTACCAGGATCAAATCAGCTTATGCGGACAGCCTTTGAACAGATTGTTTTCCTTATTGGAGAATCAATCGTATATGAGCTGAGCCAGGACATTCCGCATGATACAATTGCTTCAAGGCATACAAATCTTGAATAG
- a CDS encoding RNA-binding domain-containing protein, whose amino-acid sequence MLKSEILEIISNGENSGIEFKRDDIRPEQLAKEIVALVNFQGGRILLGVEDDGTISGVQRDNAEEWVMSVVRDKVHPTVLPYYEKVKIDEEHYIAVLTFSPGISKPYVVRHSGREDIYIRVGSTSQIATREQQMRLFQHGGMLHTEVLPVPGTGFENLDLSRLENYLRDIIKDPMIPETREAWINRAMGLGFLTEATGEMYCTIAGLVLFGKTPRRFLRQAGLRVFGFASEDKEYKALFDQILDAPLVGRWDMTGSERTLIDSGLIERCIEVIKPFISEESDSVDQTLRRNTHWFYPLEAIREVFINALAHRDWTRFVEIEIGIYINRLEVISPGALPNSMTIEKMISGQRLPRNLIIAEVLRDYGYVDNRGMGVRTKVIPLMKAQNTVEPVFDANEDYLKTVLYRKKEAE is encoded by the coding sequence ATGCTGAAATCAGAGATATTGGAAATTATTTCCAATGGAGAGAATTCTGGGATTGAGTTTAAAAGAGATGATATTAGGCCGGAACAACTCGCCAAAGAAATTGTCGCTCTGGTGAATTTCCAGGGAGGACGTATTCTTTTGGGAGTTGAGGATGACGGTACGATTTCTGGAGTCCAACGCGATAACGCGGAAGAATGGGTAATGAGTGTTGTCCGTGATAAAGTGCATCCTACCGTACTTCCCTACTATGAGAAAGTCAAAATTGATGAAGAGCACTACATTGCAGTGTTAACTTTTTCTCCGGGAATTTCAAAACCTTATGTTGTTCGTCATTCCGGGAGAGAAGATATCTATATAAGAGTAGGTTCAACCTCACAGATTGCTACGCGAGAACAGCAAATGCGTCTTTTCCAACATGGAGGAATGCTTCATACAGAAGTACTCCCAGTTCCTGGTACGGGTTTTGAAAATCTTGATTTGAGCAGATTGGAGAATTATCTCAGGGATATCATCAAAGATCCAATGATACCTGAGACCCGGGAAGCCTGGATTAATCGTGCAATGGGCTTAGGCTTCCTGACAGAGGCTACAGGAGAAATGTATTGTACCATTGCAGGTCTGGTTCTGTTTGGCAAAACACCAAGAAGATTTCTAAGACAAGCCGGGTTGCGGGTATTTGGCTTTGCAAGTGAAGACAAGGAATATAAAGCTCTTTTCGATCAGATATTGGATGCTCCTTTAGTCGGACGTTGGGATATGACAGGTTCTGAAAGAACATTGATTGATTCTGGTCTTATTGAACGATGTATTGAAGTGATTAAGCCCTTTATATCTGAAGAATCTGATTCTGTCGATCAAACGCTTCGGAGGAATACTCACTGGTTCTATCCTTTAGAAGCTATACGCGAAGTTTTCATTAATGCTTTGGCTCATCGCGATTGGACAAGATTTGTAGAAATCGAAATCGGTATCTATATTAACAGATTGGAGGTGATCAGTCCTGGTGCCTTACCTAACTCAATGACAATTGAAAAAATGATTTCTGGTCAGAGACTTCCACGTAACCTCATAATTGCAGAGGTGTTAAGGGACTATGGGTATGTGGATAATCGTGGTATGGGGGTGAGAACAAAAGTGATTCCTTTGATGAAAGCACAGAATACAGTTGAACCTGTGTTTGACGCCAATGAGGACTATTTGAAGACGGTATTGTATCGGAAAAAGGAAGCTGAGTAG
- a CDS encoding VOC family protein, whose translation MPNILSFLQYSVGQLGFVVEDLDKTMESYYNNFGINDWKVYTYGAPLLKFMNYKGMPFEYKAKIGLNYFGNTRVEFIQPLEGHTIYTDFIKKHGYGLQHLGIYVENITKEIQFAKEHGIYVVMEGGGFGLDGDGHFAYLDTEEKYGITYEFIERPKRRYEPEYTYPNN comes from the coding sequence ATGCCAAACATACTATCTTTTTTACAGTATTCCGTTGGACAACTAGGTTTTGTTGTAGAAGATTTAGACAAGACGATGGAATCATACTATAATAATTTTGGTATTAATGATTGGAAAGTGTACACTTATGGGGCTCCTTTGTTGAAATTCATGAACTATAAGGGAATGCCCTTTGAATATAAGGCTAAAATTGGGTTGAATTATTTTGGGAATACTCGGGTTGAATTCATACAACCTCTGGAAGGACATACCATTTATACTGATTTCATCAAGAAACATGGATATGGGCTCCAGCATTTGGGCATCTATGTTGAAAACATTACCAAGGAGATACAATTTGCTAAGGAGCATGGCATCTATGTAGTAATGGAAGGCGGTGGATTTGGCTTAGATGGTGATGGACATTTTGCATATCTTGATACAGAAGAAAAATATGGCATCACTTATGAGTTCATAGAACGTCCAAAACGACGATATGAACCCGAGTATACATACCCCAACAATTAA